Within the Acidimicrobiia bacterium genome, the region AAGATCAAGCACTTTCCCGTCGTCCTCTTCGATTCGAGCTACTGGGGCGAGATGATCGAGTGGATTCGCAACGACCTGCTCAGCGACGGAATGATCTCGCCCGACGACATCGAGCTGCTGCACATGACGGACGACGTCGACGAAGCGGTCGAGCAGGTGCTCGCGTGCTACGAGCGCCGCTGCGCGGACGACCCTTCGGCACCGCACAAGGAAGATGCGCAATGACGCATTCTCGGCGTCGGACACGCGTCGCTCACAGGCGCCGAACGCGGAGCGTGAAGGGCGGCGGGAGGTACGGCTCGCAGTAACCGCCCCGGTCGAAGTACATCGTGAGCGTCGCGTCGAGCGTGCGCGCCTCCGTCGTCTGCACGAGTCGAACACGCACGACCCCATGCTGCCAAGGCGTGACGAACCCGCCCCCGTTAAGCGTTCGCCGCCGGCCCTCGAAGTACACGACGGTCGTCGCGACCGGCGGCGTCAGCCGAACCGCGACCTGCTCACCACGCGTCCCGCATCTCCACTCGACGTGCGCGACGCTCGGCACGCTGGTGAGCGGAAACCACACCGACACGAACGCGAGCAACAGGCGCACGCCGACACTACGAGGACGCTAGCGCCGGAGGTCCTACGTCACCGTCGGCAGCACGATGTACGGCTTCGGCGGCGTCCTCCCCGGGCCGTACACCGTCGTCGGGCTGTCCGGGATGTAGTGCGACTTGAAGACGTCCTTGCGCAGCAGCTTCCCGTTCCGGTCGTAGACCCTCCGCCAGACCTCCACGTCGAACCCCTGCTCACCGGTCCCGGCCACGACGCGCACCGACCCGCGCCGCGCCGTCGGGTCGACGGCGTAGTTCATCGACGGCGACGTCCACTTCGTCTGCGGCCCGGTGTGCGACACGACACGCCGCCCCTCTGGCGTCCCGAACACAGTGAACGTCAACGTCTGATCGGTGTACGACGCCTTGATCAGCAGGCCGTGCTTCATGTCGTTCTCGAACTTGAGATCCGGGCCTCCCCACGACACGGTGGCGTCCCGTCCCAGCGGGTAGTGCGCGAGATACAGATTGTGGTTCGTGCGCTCGCGGATCGGCAGCCCGAGCTCGAACGCGTCGTTGAACAGCGTCGTCGCGGTCTGACAGACGCCGCCCCCGATCGACGGAAGCACGAGCG harbors:
- a CDS encoding LOG family protein; its protein translation is KIKHFPVVLFDSSYWGEMIEWIRNDLLSDGMISPDDIELLHMTDDVDEAVEQVLACYERRCADDPSAPHKEDAQ